Proteins encoded in a region of the Saccharothrix ecbatanensis genome:
- a CDS encoding peptidase inhibitor family I36 protein, which yields MIRRILTLLGGVVAAAALFSAPAQAADTADVRTYTAPSDSVSTLAWSDCPAARMCIFANLNGGRPYGYFASGDGDLADSSGPRGLNNTTESVWNRTSQYWCFYDAGGYNNLIFIVGPGVQTNLVPGDRNRVTSLRICP from the coding sequence GTGATTCGCAGGATTCTCACGTTGCTCGGCGGTGTCGTGGCCGCCGCAGCGCTGTTCAGCGCTCCCGCCCAGGCCGCCGACACGGCCGACGTCCGGACGTACACGGCTCCGAGTGATTCGGTCTCCACCCTGGCGTGGAGCGACTGCCCGGCCGCCCGGATGTGCATCTTCGCCAACCTCAACGGCGGCCGGCCGTACGGCTACTTCGCGTCGGGTGACGGCGACCTCGCCGACTCCAGCGGTCCGAGGGGGCTCAACAACACCACCGAGAGCGTGTGGAACCGCACCAGTCAGTACTGGTGCTTCTACGACGCCGGCGGCTACAACAACCTGATCTTCATCGTGGGGCCCGGCGTCCAGACCAACCTGGTCCCCGGGGACCGCAACCGGGTGACGTCGCTGCGCATCTGCCCCTGA
- a CDS encoding AfsR/SARP family transcriptional regulator: protein MARSRVTLDRRRIRGDALMWLFRSLGQCRVECGGEEVPLGTPQNRVVLAMLVLHANEVVSAGRIFDELWDQCPPPSAKAQLHSIVFRLRRLLGRTRIGTARPGYVLRASPAELEVDLVRDDVEHARRVLAAGDVESGAAMLRSALKRWRGPVLPELRCAAHVAAGLEEFRMAVLEERVDADLLLGRDADLVAELTGLVAEHPLRERLRAQLMTALASSGRVADALDVYAAFRRTMVGELGVEPSNRLRALHSRILRGEVAAGW, encoded by the coding sequence ATGGCGCGGTCGCGTGTCACCCTGGATCGCAGACGGATCCGGGGGGATGCGCTTATGTGGCTTTTCCGTTCACTGGGGCAATGTCGGGTGGAATGCGGCGGGGAGGAAGTTCCGCTCGGCACACCGCAGAACAGGGTTGTGCTGGCGATGCTCGTATTGCACGCCAACGAGGTGGTGTCGGCCGGTCGGATCTTCGACGAGCTGTGGGATCAGTGCCCGCCGCCGTCGGCGAAGGCGCAGCTGCACAGCATCGTGTTCCGGCTGCGCCGACTGCTCGGCAGGACGCGGATCGGGACGGCGAGACCCGGGTACGTGCTCCGGGCGAGTCCGGCCGAACTCGAAGTGGACCTGGTCCGGGACGACGTCGAGCACGCCCGGCGCGTGCTGGCCGCCGGTGACGTCGAGTCGGGCGCCGCGATGCTGCGGTCGGCGTTGAAGCGGTGGCGGGGGCCGGTGCTCCCGGAACTCCGCTGCGCGGCCCACGTGGCGGCCGGGCTGGAGGAGTTCCGGATGGCGGTGCTGGAGGAGCGCGTGGACGCCGACCTGCTGCTCGGCCGGGACGCCGACCTCGTCGCCGAGCTGACCGGGCTGGTCGCGGAGCACCCGCTGCGGGAACGGCTCCGCGCGCAGCTCATGACCGCGCTGGCGTCGTCCGGCCGGGTCGCCGACGCTTTGGACGTCTATGCGGCGTTCCGCCGGACGATGGTCGGTGAACTGGGCGTCGAGCCGTCGAATCGGCTGCGCGCGCTGCACTCCCGCATCCTGCGCGGCGAGGTCGCAGCGGGGTGGTGA
- a CDS encoding acyl-CoA dehydrogenase family protein — protein MHELVRRAAEIVPVLRAHAAWGDEHRRLHEGALEAMADAGVLRLRVPVAHGGHEADLTTVVEVIAELARGDGSAAWTAAVWAISTWVAGQFPDEVRQEVFAKPDVRVTGILSPTATAEPVGGGVLVNGRWAFTTSAPQSHWTTNAAILMPDRVPVALAIPLVDLEVVDDWHTTGLRATGSVTTVAKDLFVPAERVLRLAPVLLAHPDASAPMFRAPFMPAACATVSAPAVGLARAAVEAFAAVTSAFPLRIREATVLADEAQVHSRRTASVVDRKAARGETWTPEDRAGVRRDLGEACSRARDAVAVLDANVLGANGAGADCPALHRIQRDVHALNLHAVLHPNANLERYGPVFLGRQPEADA, from the coding sequence GTGCACGAGCTGGTCCGGCGCGCCGCGGAGATCGTCCCGGTCCTGCGCGCCCACGCCGCCTGGGGTGACGAGCACCGGAGGCTGCACGAGGGCGCGTTGGAAGCGATGGCCGACGCCGGCGTGCTGCGCCTTCGGGTGCCCGTCGCGCACGGCGGTCACGAAGCGGACCTGACCACGGTGGTCGAGGTCATCGCCGAACTGGCCCGCGGTGACGGGTCGGCGGCGTGGACCGCGGCGGTGTGGGCCATCTCGACCTGGGTTGCCGGCCAGTTCCCCGACGAGGTCCGGCAGGAGGTCTTCGCCAAACCGGACGTGCGGGTCACCGGCATCCTCAGCCCCACCGCGACGGCCGAGCCGGTCGGCGGCGGGGTGCTGGTCAACGGGCGGTGGGCGTTCACCACGTCCGCGCCGCAGAGCCACTGGACCACGAACGCCGCCATCCTCATGCCGGACCGGGTACCCGTGGCGCTGGCGATCCCCCTGGTCGACCTGGAGGTCGTGGACGACTGGCACACCACCGGCCTGCGTGCGACGGGCAGCGTGACCACGGTCGCGAAGGACCTGTTCGTGCCGGCCGAGCGGGTGCTGCGCCTGGCGCCCGTGCTGCTGGCCCACCCGGACGCCTCCGCGCCGATGTTCCGCGCGCCGTTCATGCCCGCCGCCTGCGCCACGGTCAGCGCGCCCGCCGTCGGCCTGGCCCGCGCGGCGGTGGAGGCGTTCGCGGCGGTCACCTCCGCGTTCCCGCTGCGGATCCGCGAGGCCACGGTGCTCGCCGACGAGGCCCAGGTCCACTCCCGCCGCACCGCCTCCGTGGTCGACCGCAAGGCCGCCCGCGGCGAGACGTGGACGCCCGAGGACCGCGCCGGGGTGCGCCGGGACCTCGGCGAGGCGTGCTCACGGGCACGGGACGCGGTCGCCGTCCTCGACGCGAACGTCCTAGGCGCGAACGGTGCCGGGGCGGACTGCCCGGCCCTGCACCGCATCCAGCGCGACGTGCACGCGCTCAACCTGCACGCGGTCCTGCACCCCAACGCCAACCTGGAGCGGTACGGCCCGGTCTTCCTCGGCCGGCAGCCGGAGGCGGACGCGTGA
- a CDS encoding DNA topoisomerase (ATP-hydrolyzing), translating to MARRKTPTTRVDPSAFDRAGAQVFDNSLTTEIEDSYLEYAYSVIHSRALPDARDGLKPVHRRILFSMNEQGYRPTSAYVKSSRVVGDCFVRGALVSTPEGLRPIEEIEIGDRVLDGRGEPVAVNAVYENPVSDLVRVTWSDGHSMLVTPGQRFRTHDETDGWTDARDLAGAHTVAFGGERHANLLADGDSSGFVLGLVAAAGDVLADGRVRLELADVDPIDIAHGWAIAHDVTVARDKVETDERVRHTLTFARHTGLEAAVAGRFDSVLRDRSAWTPFLSGLFAAGGFVRDGREIVLPGGEPEYAMLADSGIRTRRDAGSLAITGRDAAALAVALLRWTGVGPRQDGLVQVIRNARHATDKPFPQVVSVEPVAPDTTYDIQVATDEHAFVVSGFVVHNCMGKYHPHGDTAIYDAMVRLAQDFSLNTPLVDGHGNFGSPDDGPAASRYTEARMSPAAMLLVGELDEDTVDFRPNYDGSLQEPTVLPAAFPNLLVNGTSGIAVGMATNMIPHNLAEVVAAARHLVTHPDASLDKLMEFIPGPDLPTGGVLLGLDEVRKAYETGRGVVRMRAKVETGLLEGSRGRQAITVTELPYGVGPEKIIEKITDEVTKSKRLTGISDVKDLTDRENGTRVVIECKVGVNPQALLSDLYRLTPMEQSFGINNLVLVEGQPRTLGLKALLEVFLKHRYEVVTRRTKFRRRKREDRLHLVEGLLRALLDIDKVIKLIRGSDNAAAAKEGLMKTFKLSEIQATYILDTPLRRLTRYDALELEAEQEKLRNEIAELSKILDDPAVLKKVVSTELAKVAKDLQQERRTTLLDGDLKEVLAASKPAGPLEVADDPCQVVLSATGLVARTAAESEEASEARRRNGRTKHDAVAATVHTTARGQVLLVTNRGRAFKTDVLPLPVLPEQSGTVSLSGGMSAGELVDLEAGEKVVGIAPLTDTESPGLALGTRQGTVKVCAPEWPVRSDEFEVITLKEGDEVVGATWLAGPDETVVFVTSEASLLRYPASLVRPQGLKGGGMAGVNVGSDASVVFFGAVRTDDDEHGEPMVVTSTGQSVKVTPFSVYPAKGRATGGVRAHRFLKGETALALAWVGPRPAGAADNGSPVELPAADDRRDGSGHAHPGPDVVGHLIERD from the coding sequence ATGGCACGCCGCAAGACCCCCACGACCAGGGTCGACCCGTCCGCCTTCGACCGCGCGGGCGCCCAGGTCTTCGACAACTCGCTCACCACCGAGATCGAGGACTCGTACCTGGAGTACGCCTACTCGGTGATCCACTCCCGGGCCCTGCCCGACGCGCGGGACGGCCTCAAGCCGGTGCACCGCCGGATCCTGTTCTCGATGAACGAGCAGGGCTACCGCCCGACCAGCGCGTACGTGAAGTCCTCCCGCGTGGTCGGCGACTGCTTCGTCCGCGGCGCGCTCGTGTCCACGCCCGAGGGCCTGCGGCCGATCGAGGAGATCGAGATCGGCGACCGCGTCCTGGACGGGCGGGGCGAGCCGGTCGCGGTCAACGCCGTGTACGAGAACCCCGTGTCCGACCTGGTCCGCGTCACCTGGTCCGACGGCCACTCGATGCTCGTCACACCCGGTCAGCGGTTCCGCACCCACGACGAGACCGACGGGTGGACCGACGCCCGTGACCTCGCCGGCGCCCACACGGTGGCTTTCGGCGGCGAACGGCACGCGAACCTCCTCGCCGACGGCGACTCGTCCGGTTTCGTGCTCGGCTTGGTCGCGGCGGCCGGTGACGTGCTCGCCGACGGGCGGGTGCGGCTGGAACTGGCCGACGTCGACCCGATCGACATCGCGCACGGCTGGGCCATCGCGCACGACGTGACCGTGGCGCGCGACAAGGTCGAGACGGACGAGCGCGTCCGCCACACCCTCACCTTCGCCCGCCACACAGGCCTGGAAGCGGCCGTCGCGGGCCGGTTCGACTCCGTGCTGCGCGACCGCTCGGCGTGGACGCCGTTCCTGTCGGGCCTGTTCGCCGCCGGCGGCTTCGTCCGCGACGGCCGCGAGATCGTGCTGCCCGGCGGCGAGCCCGAGTACGCCATGCTCGCCGATTCGGGCATCCGCACCCGGCGTGACGCCGGCTCCCTCGCCATCACCGGCCGTGACGCCGCCGCGCTCGCCGTGGCGTTGCTGCGCTGGACCGGCGTCGGCCCGCGCCAAGACGGCCTGGTCCAGGTCATCCGCAACGCCCGGCACGCCACCGACAAGCCGTTCCCGCAGGTCGTGTCGGTGGAACCGGTCGCACCGGACACCACGTACGACATCCAGGTCGCCACCGACGAGCACGCGTTCGTGGTCAGCGGCTTCGTCGTGCACAACTGCATGGGCAAGTACCACCCGCACGGCGACACCGCGATCTACGACGCGATGGTCCGCCTGGCCCAGGACTTCTCGCTGAACACCCCGTTGGTCGACGGGCACGGCAACTTCGGAAGCCCGGACGACGGACCGGCGGCGTCGCGCTACACGGAAGCCCGGATGTCGCCCGCCGCGATGCTGCTGGTCGGGGAGTTGGACGAGGACACCGTCGACTTCCGGCCCAACTACGACGGCTCACTGCAAGAGCCGACCGTGCTGCCCGCCGCGTTCCCGAACCTGCTGGTCAACGGCACGTCGGGGATCGCGGTCGGGATGGCGACGAACATGATCCCGCACAACCTGGCCGAGGTGGTCGCGGCGGCGCGGCACCTGGTGACGCACCCGGACGCCTCGCTGGACAAGCTGATGGAGTTCATCCCCGGCCCCGACCTGCCGACCGGCGGGGTGCTGCTCGGGCTGGACGAGGTGCGCAAGGCGTACGAGACCGGGCGCGGTGTGGTGCGGATGCGGGCCAAGGTGGAGACCGGGCTGCTGGAGGGCAGCCGTGGCCGACAGGCGATCACGGTCACCGAGCTGCCGTACGGCGTCGGGCCGGAGAAGATCATCGAGAAGATCACCGACGAGGTCACCAAGTCCAAGCGGCTGACCGGCATCTCCGACGTCAAGGACCTCACCGACCGCGAGAACGGCACCCGCGTGGTCATCGAGTGCAAGGTCGGCGTGAACCCGCAGGCCCTGCTGTCCGACCTGTACCGGCTGACGCCGATGGAGCAGTCGTTCGGCATCAACAACCTGGTCCTGGTCGAGGGACAGCCGCGGACGCTGGGGCTGAAGGCGCTGCTGGAGGTGTTCCTCAAGCACCGCTACGAGGTCGTCACCCGGCGCACCAAGTTCCGCCGCCGCAAGCGGGAGGACCGGCTGCACCTGGTCGAGGGCCTGCTCAGGGCGCTGCTGGACATCGACAAGGTGATCAAGCTCATCCGGGGCAGCGACAACGCCGCCGCCGCGAAGGAGGGCTTGATGAAAACGTTCAAGCTCTCCGAGATCCAGGCGACGTACATCCTCGACACGCCGCTGCGCCGGCTCACCCGCTACGACGCGCTGGAGTTGGAAGCGGAGCAGGAGAAGCTGCGCAACGAGATCGCCGAGCTGAGCAAGATCCTGGACGACCCGGCCGTGTTGAAGAAGGTCGTGTCGACCGAGCTGGCGAAGGTGGCCAAGGACCTCCAGCAGGAGCGCCGCACCACGCTGCTCGACGGTGACCTCAAGGAGGTGCTGGCGGCGTCGAAGCCGGCCGGGCCACTGGAGGTGGCCGACGACCCGTGCCAGGTGGTGCTGTCCGCGACGGGCCTGGTGGCGCGCACGGCCGCCGAGTCGGAGGAGGCGTCGGAGGCGCGTCGCCGCAACGGGCGGACGAAGCACGACGCGGTGGCGGCGACCGTGCACACGACGGCGCGTGGCCAGGTGTTGCTGGTGACGAACCGGGGTCGGGCGTTCAAGACGGACGTGCTGCCGCTGCCGGTGTTGCCGGAGCAGAGCGGCACGGTGTCGTTGAGCGGTGGGATGTCGGCCGGTGAGCTGGTGGACCTGGAGGCCGGTGAGAAGGTCGTGGGCATCGCGCCGCTGACCGACACGGAGTCGCCGGGGCTGGCGTTGGGCACGCGGCAGGGCACGGTGAAGGTGTGCGCGCCGGAGTGGCCGGTGCGGTCGGACGAGTTCGAGGTGATCACCCTCAAGGAGGGTGACGAGGTGGTCGGCGCGACCTGGCTGGCCGGCCCGGACGAGACCGTGGTGTTCGTGACGTCGGAGGCGTCGCTGTTGCGGTACCCGGCGTCGCTGGTGCGTCCGCAGGGCCTCAAGGGCGGCGGTATGGCCGGTGTCAACGTCGGCTCGGACGCGTCGGTGGTGTTCTTCGGGGCCGTGCGCACGGACGATGACGAGCACGGTGAGCCGATGGTCGTGACGTCGACGGGGCAGAGCGTGAAGGTGACGCCGTTCTCCGTGTACCCGGCGAAGGGCCGGGCGACGGGTGGTGTGCGGGCGCACCGGTTCCTGAAGGGCGAGACGGCGTTGGCGTTGGCCTGGGTGGGGCCGCGGCCGGCCGGTGCGGCGGACAACGGGTCGCCGGTCGAGCTGCCCGCGGCGGACGACCGCCGGGACGGTTCCGGCCACGCCCACCCCGGTCCGGACGTGGTGGGGCACCTGATCGAACGCGACTGA